The nucleotide window ATGAATTACAGCCCTGCAAAAGTGTTAAGTCATGTCAAATACTGTCCACAGTGTGTtgttatacacacatacacaaaacatcaCATAGATTATTGATATTTGAGAGGAAGACATCTAGAATCTAGTTGAGAATAAAAAAGTGTCAATTCCGTGAACACATAATGTGTTATGTTATAACCGAGACAATGGCCACTGCAGTGctttttctttctattttaGTATTTTTCAGAAATTGCTGGAACTTCCTGTTTTGTAGCTTTCACACCCTCTCTGTGCAAATGCGTTCCAAAACTTTGCCATAAAAGGAAAGTCCCCAAACCCAGAAGCCAAGAAAGTTTCGGATTCCTAAACAGCTGTGGCCTGAGTGCTGCGTCCACCCCCACTCTTTGGCTCTCCCTACCCAGCTACCGTGGACAGAGGTCAGTCTGTGGCCAGCAGAGTCAAGTGCCAAGTTCAAAGCCAACTCCTTGAGGAGGACACTAAGGAGAATGGCCAGAACACAGTGTCTTTAAACAAACTAAGGACAGGATGCTCACACTAAATACTGAATAATGagccctctcttccccccctttTAGATCCAAGGCGGTATTGCGTAACAGAGGAACCCAGAGTATCACTGTTGCATTGTTTCACAAATGGATCACTGTTGCATTGTTTTTCCCTTACCAAAAAGTAGCTTTCTGTCATCATGTGTGAAGAACATTCAGTAGTTGTCCTTGTATTTATTATCCCCAACAGCAGATCCTGTGGCCTATTTTTCACTCTCTCAAATCTGTTCACCCCCACACCTGCAAAtttgacactgacacacacctgTCGTTTaatatcaacaacaacaacaacaacaacaacaacaacaacgccacATTGAGTAGTGGGGCTTTTAAATCTTTCAAAACGTTGTACATGGATAGTTTCATCAAGTTGTGCTTTGATGTCTCTAGCCTAGTTGAGATTCTCTATCACCACGGAGATCCTTAATGTGTCAAACATTGCCTGCAGATGATATGAGGTTTTGACAGCCTGTGGTTGACTAATTGAGCTAGATTGAGCAGGGCCTGACTTTAGTATTTCATCACCATTTAAGAAAAGGATTCTATTAACGGTTTGAAGGATTACTCAGAGACATTACAAATTAACCTGCGCTCTCCTACTCCTAGCCCTACCCTAAGGCAAAGGTCGAAAGAGGAGACGCAACGTCAGCAGAGACATTTTAGCCTCTCTTGCTCATGTTTACCAAAAATAACTCAAGATTCTGCAatcttgtctgtttgtgtgtgatacCCAGTGTCACATGCAGTTGTGTGAGTAAATCACAACTAAAACCACAAGACTCTTAGGAACTGATTTCATCATAACTGTCACAGGTTTTAGCTATCCTCTGATCTCACAACCCAATTTTAGCACTACTCTTTGTGATGAGAAGTGCCATTGTTGGCCTTGCTGTTACATAATGTTCAATATCTGCCTTGTGACATAATGTAACCTAAACAAGCTAAAAAGGCACATCTTTCTTCATAAATTGGCAAATGGCTCTGCTATGGTCTTGTTCTCTGTACTCTTCTGTTGGCGTAGCTGTGGGACATTCCAGGCAGTATTTCATCCCACTCTAAAACATGGGCTTTCAGAGGGCAAGCAAGTGCCCCCATGACTCCTCAAATAGCCCCTGACTCTTgggcagacacagacaaaaatgCTCTCTATTGTTTTGCACTCGGCATGGTTGACGCACATCCTGTCGAAGACATCCACAGACTAGGGTCTTTGTCTTTGTTGATTTCCTTGTGTGCTCTCAGAAATGCTCAGTAAAACATAATCAAAGCACGGCGATGAAGGAAATAGAAACAAAGCATAGCAGACACACAATGCATGGCAGGCACGGCTACTGACACTTTACAGTCTCTGCGTACCTCATACTGTAAACACTCCAGTAGGCTATAGAACATGACTTAACATAGATATTAAAAGATGATGGCGGAAtgcattgattaaaaaataCGACAAACATATGACAAATGAATGCATAGATAAAAAGCTTTATTGGTCTGTACATTCATCAGTTGAACATAATCCAGTTAAATATGTCTGTGATGATTTAAACATGACACAACCTCCACAACAGAAGAAACAAATTATACACCATTATATGACATAGGACTTCTGTACAACACCTTCATCAACCATATTCCATCATATTTCACAAAGTATAAAATGCTACATCAAATTAAAATTCAATAGCCGTTTTAGCTCTCATAAGAAAAGTATATAAATAGGGGGACATCTGAAGAAGGGttagtaaaaaaatattttgaatggACAATGTAATGTAAAAGCCATTTTTTACTGGGGACACCGCAGGCTGGTCTGATTCCAATTGCTCTTACTAATTAGACCACAGCATGGGGTCTTTTCATGACCCACCATTAAAGCGGGAGTCTTAATTAAAAGACATTTAAAAGAATGTCACACTTCCTTGTCAAAGGGTGAAGATGATGTAGTCCGGCCACCATTCCCGACAGAGCCCTCGCCGACATGATTTTCTTTGTGGCCCTGAGGTTAACCTCTTGTAaagggggagtggggggtggaGATCGGGAGGTGTCGCAGCAGCGAGCGAGGATGTCGACTTGTCGCACTCCAGTTCGCTTTGTCTCTATTGAACTTCGGGCTTGTTACACTGCCAGTCACGTGGACCCCTTTTCCCGCTCACATCTCTGTCAAGGAGATAAAAGTTGTGACAGCTTAGTGGAGGAGAGCAGTTAGGATTTGCATGTGCATGGCAGGAAGCGCAGATGTTGGGGGAGTTATGATTCACGAGCCGCACTTATCTGTACACCCACAGATAACACAAGCTGCTCAGTGGAaggccatttaaaaaaaatcactatCTCTATTGGTATGCTGCACAGGAATGTGGCTTCAGCAACTTGAAAAGCCCACCAATGATGTCACCTTGCAGCTGATACTCTACTCTGATGTTATTGGTTGAGGGTGGTCTAAACGGTGACAAGTTGTGATGATGACTGATCTTTCTACTCAGGGTTTTTCTACTACCGGCAAAATAAGTCAGGGGTTTTCTACATACCAGCAAGTTCACGGTCCAAGTTGTCGATGAAGCTCTGAAGGTCCCCTGTGTCCCCAAGTTTGGctgcagagagggaggagggagaggaaagaatgTGAGTGCACAGCAGCAACGCTCCCAGCTGCACAGAGGCAGTGCTCAGAGCACTGGCATTTCCTCTGGAACATACCGAGTCGCCCATAAGAAACGCGATCTTCCACTTGAAATTACATAAGGGgattgagagggggggggggggcagtgcagGACGGGAGGGAAAGGGTAGTAACatctaaaccccccccccccccccccagtacaTTCTTTTGTGTGTGATAGAAAGGATGAGATACATTCGTGGCCACACATTCAACTGGCTTTGTCACATTGTATCATAAACAGCCCATAATCCCGTGAGGCAGTCACGCCTGCGGCCCACCTCGCCATGCACCAGGCCAAGGATCCTATTGAAAGGGTAGGTCCATCAGTGGCGCATGTGAGCTAGACAACAGGCTTTGTGCTGTTTCCATTCTCTGGGCTCTTGTCTACAGGGTCTTGTATTATTGATAAGATTCATGCATTTAAATGAAATGATGCTCCTCAAATTCAGATTCCTACACTgaagcccccccacccacccacacacacacagacacacgcacacacacacacacacacacacacacattcacatacacacatacaacacaacaaGGCAACACaaggcaaaaaaatgaaataaaaaaagtgtTGTATAGCAATTAAATCGAGTGCAGATAAGACGAAATAGGGTGACTGAGTACCCAACCAACCCAGGGTCAAAAATAGTTGGAATTGGGGGCAACCCACCCTCTGGCATTGTTGTGTAAATGTGATGGCTATCTGGATAGAGATGTTATGGTAATACCTTTAGGTGCCGCCGTCATTCCTGCAGTGTTCAACTCCTCCTCGCTGGTGTTTAAGCTGTTTCCAAGAGACGGTTCACTGCCTGGGGAGAGTACACCAGAGTTATACAACTCATTCAGTGTGAAGtttgtcattttgatctgtaatcTGTTGACACTTTTGGTTTGTGGTCAGAGAGCAGTTGATGAAGAGATTTTATTCTCTGTGTTGCAGTTTGATTTCTGCCTGGTATTGGGGAGGATTCATTTAGAGTGATGTCAACGAGGTCACTGCATCACATTTAACTGAAATTAGCTTTTTCATGATATGACACACAAGTATTGCATTGTAGACACTGTTCAATGTTAATGTAAGTGAAGTGTTACATTGTGTATAGCCAGCATATTAAATGTCACACACAAAAGTAGAAAGTAGCCAGCTTCATGGTCCCTGATGAATAAACCAAAACACTGAGGTAGtgctcttgtttgtttgtttgtttgtttgttttacatgTTTAATGAAGAATTTATGAGGTCAGACGTGACTGAATTCTACCACCTCAGCAATcacttataatataatatgaaaaTAACTCACTGTAGTCGGAATCATCTATGCCGCTATCGCTCACACCATCATTAAGTCCAGTACGTCGCTTTGCTTCATTAAGAAGGTGACCATACGCGTATGGGGTACTTTGCGCCGGGACCCTCAGTTCTTCAGCAACATCGTTGAATTCTTGAAGCAAATCCCCCAATTCTATATCCAGGTCTTCTAAGAAATAATCGCACAAAACAGTAAATACTGGAATATTTGGCATAGCCTATGTATGCAGCAAATCATAATTTTGCAAATAGTTGGTCTCATGAGCTGCTGACATTATGGCTAATGATCAATTCCTCACCTGTGAATGTTTGGCCCGACATCCTTGTATACTTGCTTGGTTAGACAGAGGTCAAAAGTAGAGTGGACTGAGAAACTGCTTACTTGGACGTTCAACTCCCCCATTTATTCGGGCGCTCCGCCTGCGATGGAAGGCGCCTCCGTAACGTCCAATGAACGTTCAATACAGCTTTTGTGGTTTCCCTTGTGCATTGGGGGAGGGCGACCAAACTTTCCCTCGTAGCGAAATCGGAACATTCCACTAATATAGAAAGTGACGCAAATCTAACTGGGTCTTCAtgggtgtgagagagcgagtaaACGTATGCCCTAGACACCATTCGGATCAGTGACACCCATTTCTGAAGTGTTCTACTCTGAACAGTTCAGTGAACTAAGATATTGCAATTTCTACACATCATTCACAGTCAAtgagaatttaaaaaaaaaaagataatgtgTTAGCACATTTTGAATGAATTCTCTGATTCTATTTTCAtcgtaggctaggctactttgctTCATGACTGATTGCTGATATTCAGAGTCTGTATGGAAACCATTGCAGCATAAATGACAACTGTGTAGGCTAATGTGTTAGGCCGACGAGTCTTCTTACACCatgaaaagtaggcctacacaaggtGACCGCATGATGGCGGCAGCTCTTCATTGAACCGGGTTGTGCGGTATCCTATCTGTGGTGTTCTAGTTGACACGGGCTACAAAATAGGCTTAATTGCACATATTTCAAATGAATGCTTTACgatgtttttttaatgaattAAACATAACACGTCGCTCCGAGATTAAATTCCAGTGACAGCTGTCACCTGTGCTGCTTCTAGCACAGCCACCTAAGAGTTAATGAAATGGAATACGAATGTGAAACCTGTTTTTTGATTGGTCACTGTAGGTTATAGCGTTGCTAAACCACTATTTGTACAGTGGAGGCCACGCACCTGAATTGAAGAGGGCGGGGACCATTCAAAGGTAGACTCCGTGTCTTGTGGTGTCCGGTGCAAGCACATTGTGGCTTCTCACCTGTTAACATGTTTTAAAGTAGCCAGCTGGGCCATGGGATTTGCGATAACATGAATACCGTTGTCCTACTACAGGTAAGACTCAAACATTGTTCTCAGTTAAGGAATGTATTTTATTCACTCTTGTGTAGCCTAACACGTGTTAGTATGCTAAAGTCATACAAGCATGTTAACAGTGAACATTTAAGTTTGACAGTAATGTTTGTATGACTAAATTAACTTGAAAataaatgtaattccagggaattaccattgcatgtagCCTAAAAGCAAAAAACTGCTGTGTAGAACATTATACAGAATGATTATTCAGATTTCATAGActtacagtattcttgaaaaccacttccttggttagatgttagcttagagtatatgacagtcagtacaaattgttaattcaatattgatcaacattctttgttttaatacagtaggctactgcagaaacagcagaatgatactccgaacacactaatgaacacttaacaACCAATGCAAGCTTAACGTCAAAAAAATCAAAGTTGTTGAAACCAATTTTAAAGTTAACCAGTAATGGATATGGGAGAAACCAGATGTCTACTGAATTTGCATTCTTACAGAACTTGATGatgccaatcatattatcctaagacagatctatttatcagttttaattctgaactggcagcaactgctagaggcctcagttaaaggtgccatgtgtaatgtccgccaaaaaatcaattcatactccacattccataaaagatggggcagtatacctccagaaagtgagttggtctaccctagagtaacaaccgagacacgtgtattgcagtttggctggcagttatgttgcccgcataccgcctcccatggccgaaactggtattatgacacctgtcgggctgtggctagtaatttagcatgctaatttaggttgatctctctgcagcactatactttgttatttttttaatgacatcatcacccttatttcttctcattcttttgatgtgtgtagctcattttttggatatttttacctcaattcttacacatggcacctttaatggtaataggtcaaatttgatggtgatataCAGAAGAATAAAAGAGTCAGCCCTTCGGATGATCggttttagacagaacttaggttagaatcttaaTTTTCACACAGTGAAATCTTAATTTTCgcacagctcaggtctaaaaacagaggtctaacagcacagctaagtTTCACAGATGTCACATCACAGGTATGATTCAAATGTATGAATGGTTAACAAATATGATTCACAGGTATACAAGTTCCATATAGTTAGTCAGTATAGTCCTCACACAACAATATAGttctcagaatgtctcagtgtagatctcaaataagtctcagtatggttaaatggtaagtgcacagatatgttgagatatggtcacatgttgttagaatgtatgttagtaggtatgttagatagatagatagatagatagatagatagatagatagatagatagatactttattgatccccaaggggaaattcaggaaacAACAACATTGCTAGCAACATTGTCAGAGATGTAtggttgacaggtgtgcacaaacaggcacacacgcaaTGTCATACATGGTCATcaccactggtctggtctgggacctaaaagacaaaagcaagCAAGTTTAACAGTTATACCAAAATAATACAAGGAATGTCTGCAATTGTACAAtacacatttacatgcaatgcaattagTTAGTTTAGTAGAAATGTAGGCCAATGGTATTAACCATGGTTACACATTATGGCCTACATAGGCCAGTTAACTTGACATAAGTGTTGACTACAGTCTGGTCCATGTGCTGGTTATGAATGAAGTCCAGCTCCTTCAGTGTGTAGGTGTGGCATTGCAATACATGTAATAAACCTCAATAAGATCATGAAAACGGTTCCCTGTTTCAGTGcttgtttttctctttccttGTAGAAAGTGCTTTTTGTGGTTATTTTAAAGCAAACAATGTGCAGTACACTGCGTTTCCAAGTCGAAGAGGAACAGCAGGAAGGTGTCTACATTGGAACTATCAGCAGAAACTATCTGGGCCCATACCTGCTGCATGATGAGGACTTCATTAGTCTACATGAAAACACCGGCAACCTGTATACTACCAAGCAGAtcatagatagagagagcgtGTGCCCTCCTCAGCAGCATGGTGATTGCACCATAACCCGCTATGCTGTTGTTGGCCCACAGAACATCACAGAAGTCATAGAGATCATACTGAATGTGGCAGACATCAATGACAATGCCCCGTATTTCCCTGAGCATGCCATGCACTTGAGTGTGGCAGAGGATGTAAGTGTTGGGACAAGTTTCGTCTTGGATGGTGAAGCTCAGGATATGGACTCTGGAATCAATGGTGAGATAAGTTACCATTTGCAGGATGATAGTGAATTCTTCTCTGTGATAGAGGATGGACCCTCTCTGGTGCTTGTTTTGCAAAAGGAATTGGATCATGAAATTCAGGATAAGCATCAGATGACTGTTATTGCTACAGACCATGGTCAGAGACCACTCAGCAGCAGTGCCACAGTGATAGTTACTGTGTCTGATGTCAATGATAATTGCCCAGAGTTCGATCCAGACATTCCCCATTCAGTGACCATCAATGGAAACAC belongs to Alosa sapidissima isolate fAloSap1 chromosome 20, fAloSap1.pri, whole genome shotgun sequence and includes:
- the si:dkey-27i16.2 gene encoding regulator of cell cycle RGCC-like isoform X2; the protein is MSGQTFTDLDIELGDLLQEFNDVAEELRVPAQSTPYAYGHLLNEAKRRTGLNDGVSDSGIDDSDYSSEPSLGNSLNTSEEELNTAGMTAAPKAKLGDTGDLQSFIDNLDRELAEM
- the si:dkey-27i16.2 gene encoding regulator of cell cycle RGCC-like isoform X1, translating into MSGQTFTEDLDIELGDLLQEFNDVAEELRVPAQSTPYAYGHLLNEAKRRTGLNDGVSDSGIDDSDYSSEPSLGNSLNTSEEELNTAGMTAAPKAKLGDTGDLQSFIDNLDRELAEM